In the genome of Luteitalea pratensis, the window CCAGCCTCCAGCCTACGCGTTACGGCTTACGGCGTATGGCTTACGCCTCAAGGCAGGCGCATCAAGCCGGCGCGAACCTGCGAGTCGTCGCCACCTGTCGTCCAGGCGGTGAACACGCCTGCAGACGACGACGCCAGCACGGGATGGCTGGCGTTGCCCTGGGAGGGCAGTCGCACGACCTCGCCGAACGCGGGCGCTGCGTCGGCCTTGACGGTGAGCCGGCGCAGGGCGGCAACCCGGCGGCCATCGATCAGTTCGTCCCACGCCACCACGAGGGTCCCGTCGGCTGCGAGCGCGATCTGGGGATGCATCGGTTTGGGGCTGCCCAGCGTCGGGATGCGCACACGCGGCGTGAATCGCTGGCCGTCCCGCGAGGACGCGTAGAACAGGGCCCCGACCGGTTCGTCGCCGCCAATGACGGTGGGCCAGACGATGTGCGTGACGCCGCCGGCGTCCACCACCAGCGCGGGCCCGTCGTCAGGGCAGCCGTTGATGGCCCAGCCGTCCTCGCTGACCCGTGAGGGTGCGGAGAACGACCGGCCACCGTCCCGCGAGATCGCGAAGGCGATGTCTCGCAGGTCGCCCGGATACACGTGACGCCACGCCGCGACGAGCATGCGTCCTCGGCCAGCGGCGAGGGCGGTCTTGCAGCAGTAGCACACGCCTGCGGTGATTTCACGTTCCTTCACGGCCCCGGTGCCCGACGACGCGTAGAACAATGACGACCCTTGCGCCATCACCGATGAATCGCCATTGGCAGGCGCGCCGTG includes:
- a CDS encoding sialidase family protein — protein: MSRRYLKVLLVAAIAAGLATWPAAAPLPDGGVVAFDVPGRADATPSVAAEQAFVAVAWGASADGKADVFVATSRDGGRAFGAPVQVNRTPGEGRLGGELPPRVALHKVAGQAVPTVTVLWNARGAATGIKVARSTDGGLTFTAPIDLQSDGAIGDRGWPALAVDDRGDAHAVWLDHRGLAARRAAQGETAKTARHGHGAPANGDSSVMAQGSSLFYASSGTGAVKEREITAGVCYCCKTALAAGRGRMLVAAWRHVYPGDLRDIAFAISRDGGRSFSAPSRVSEDGWAINGCPDDGPALVVDAGGVTHIVWPTVIGGDEPVGALFYASSRDGQRFTPRVRIPTLGSPKPMHPQIALAADGTLVVAWDELIDGRRVAALRRLTVKADAAPAFGEVVRLPSQGNASHPVLASSSAGVFTAWTTGGDDSQVRAGLMRLP